A stretch of Fundicoccus culcitae DNA encodes these proteins:
- the racE gene encoding glutamate racemase yields MKNLPIGFIDSGFGGLTVARQSLRQLPNESIIYFGDSARVPYGPRPLEEVKEYIWQMTNFLLAKGIKMLVIACNTGTAAALKEVREALSIPVIGVIHPGSRAAIKQTHNRRIGVIATEGTIKSQVYKQALLEKVENLTVYSMACPEFVTIVEENRVGDFETQGIVNERLKPFVDNGVDALILGCTHFPIMRGAIQEAVGESIQLIDSGVETINEVSTLLDYFGLSRTANDAKQFPSTQVFYTTGEVNHFAKVAKNWLHKETIEVIQCEVKGNVLIETNHSEP; encoded by the coding sequence ATGAAAAATTTACCCATTGGTTTTATTGATTCTGGATTTGGTGGTTTAACTGTTGCTAGACAAAGTTTAAGGCAACTACCAAATGAATCAATTATTTATTTTGGTGATAGTGCTCGCGTTCCCTATGGCCCGCGACCGCTAGAAGAAGTAAAAGAATATATTTGGCAGATGACAAATTTTTTGTTGGCTAAAGGCATAAAAATGCTTGTTATCGCCTGCAATACTGGGACGGCGGCTGCCCTTAAAGAAGTAAGAGAAGCCTTATCTATTCCTGTTATAGGGGTGATTCATCCAGGCAGTCGTGCTGCTATCAAGCAAACACATAATCGTCGGATCGGTGTAATTGCAACGGAAGGCACGATAAAAAGTCAAGTCTATAAGCAAGCGCTATTAGAAAAAGTAGAAAATTTAACTGTCTATTCGATGGCATGTCCTGAATTCGTTACAATTGTAGAAGAGAATCGGGTAGGGGACTTTGAAACGCAAGGAATTGTCAATGAGCGTTTAAAACCATTTGTAGACAATGGTGTTGATGCATTAATTTTAGGTTGTACGCATTTTCCTATAATGCGCGGAGCCATTCAAGAAGCCGTTGGGGAATCCATTCAATTAATCGATTCAGGTGTTGAGACAATTAATGAGGTCAGTACTTTGTTAGATTATTTTGGTTTAAGTCGAACGGCGAATGATGCGAAACAATTCCCATCAACCCAAGTTTTTTATACAACAGGGGAAGTCAATCATTTTGCTAAAGTTGCAAAAAATTGGTTGCATAAAGAAACCATTGAAGTTATTCAATGTGAAGTGAAAGGGAATGTTCTTATTGAAACTAATCATAGCGAGCCATAA
- a CDS encoding XTP/dITP diphosphatase yields MKLIIASHNKGKITEFTNYLTPLGFEVSSLLDYPQIQEVEEIGQTFEENARLKAETMAEAMQVFTLADDSGLVVPSLNGEPGIYSARYGGEEKDDTANNEKLLKNLVNKSRQQRQAYFVSCLVLAYPGVPSLVAHGQIKGEIITEYRGKNGFGYDPIFYVEEKGQTLAEMTLEEKNQGSHRALALDNLIKNIPVWLEELGNESFSNE; encoded by the coding sequence TTGAAACTAATCATAGCGAGCCATAATAAAGGTAAAATTACTGAGTTTACCAATTATTTGACACCTTTAGGATTTGAAGTTTCATCTTTACTTGATTATCCTCAAATACAAGAAGTTGAAGAAATTGGGCAAACCTTTGAAGAAAATGCCCGTTTAAAAGCTGAAACAATGGCAGAAGCCATGCAAGTATTTACTTTAGCTGACGATTCTGGTTTAGTTGTCCCATCATTAAATGGTGAACCAGGAATTTATAGTGCGCGGTATGGTGGTGAAGAAAAAGATGATACAGCAAACAACGAAAAATTATTAAAGAATTTAGTCAATAAAAGTCGCCAACAGCGGCAAGCATATTTTGTTTCTTGTCTGGTTTTAGCCTACCCTGGAGTGCCAAGCCTAGTGGCGCATGGCCAAATTAAAGGGGAAATTATCACTGAATACCGTGGAAAGAATGGTTTCGGTTATGACCCTATTTTCTATGTGGAAGAGAAGGGACAGACATTAGCAGAGATGACACTTGAAGAAAAAAATCAAGGGAGTCACAGAGCACTGGCTCTAGACAATTTGATTAAAAATATACCCGTATGGTTAGAGGAGTTAGGCAATGAAAGTTTTAGTAATGAGTGA
- a CDS encoding metallophosphoesterase, with translation MKVLVMSDNHGRWQKVQEIITKNRPYVDYIIHCGDSEFPADDPIWDQVDSVVSGNMDYDPQYRQLDTLGTKEEKFLNVHGHRHNVNHSLNELGQLAQSNHANFVFYGHTHKLAHDYHNGCLFLNPGSLSRSRGINPEKTYAIVTIDSETIQIKYYNDEHQRIDRLTAIYKR, from the coding sequence ATGAAAGTTTTAGTAATGAGTGACAATCATGGTAGATGGCAAAAAGTACAAGAAATCATCACGAAAAATCGACCATATGTGGATTATATTATTCATTGCGGAGATTCAGAGTTTCCTGCTGATGACCCCATATGGGATCAAGTAGATAGTGTTGTTTCTGGTAATATGGATTATGACCCTCAATACCGTCAGTTAGATACATTAGGCACAAAAGAAGAAAAATTTTTAAATGTACATGGTCATCGACACAATGTAAATCATTCATTAAATGAATTAGGCCAATTAGCCCAATCTAATCATGCTAATTTTGTTTTTTATGGACATACGCATAAATTAGCCCATGATTATCACAATGGTTGCTTGTTTCTAAACCCAGGTAGTCTAAGTCGCTCACGTGGAATTAACCCTGAAAAAACCTATGCTATAGTAACTATCGATTCAGAAACAATCCAAATCAAGTATTACAATGATGAGCATCAGCGCATTGACAGATTGACTGCTATATACAAAAGATAG
- the cbpB gene encoding cyclic-di-AMP-binding protein CbpB codes for MIDPLIEDALWNNVEDIMIEADNVANVATTNTLNHGLLVLSQMKYSVIPVLTPKSKLAGLVSMPLIINGVMTDDAFLTDQLDTMTISEIMYDNPVTINLDSDLEEILHLLIDNNFICVVSEVDNHFLGIVTRSAVIKRFNKFVHTFSKQTELKEVVDYTTIFQS; via the coding sequence ATGATTGACCCTTTAATTGAAGATGCCTTGTGGAATAATGTGGAAGACATTATGATTGAGGCAGATAATGTTGCAAATGTTGCTACAACAAACACACTAAATCATGGGTTGCTGGTCTTATCGCAAATGAAATATTCTGTCATCCCCGTATTAACTCCAAAATCAAAATTAGCAGGTTTAGTAAGTATGCCACTAATTATTAATGGTGTGATGACGGATGATGCTTTTTTAACCGATCAATTGGATACAATGACTATTAGTGAAATTATGTATGATAACCCTGTGACGATTAACTTAGATTCTGATTTGGAAGAAATTTTGCATTTGTTAATTGATAATAACTTTATCTGCGTCGTTAGTGAAGTTGATAATCATTTCTTAGGAATCGTTACACGGAGTGCCGTCATTAAACGTTTTAACAAATTTGTTCATACTTTTAGTAAACAAACAGAGTTAAAAGAAGTGGTTGACTATACTACAATTTTTCAATCATAA
- a CDS encoding helix-turn-helix domain-containing protein, which yields MNDIGKVVKQIRNDKRITQQCAIEGIGSLTYISRIENGLTRPSYEKLIKILDRLNVTPTEFYRLIQQNNPNNQFSFINRLTNIIREKDIYLINREIEDEIKRYKEDKNYRHTHNVILLNQYRNLFLNFQLESQQISKLSDYLFKVRTWGIYEINLFNLCVVFFSNSNNQALFKIATARLGKLVNKDAYYTSVFRIGFNILLKTIESSDFFLSSLIIENLGDILDGTTFYYEIIKLKYMKGIYLMKKGNNKDGLELALIAVDLMYKLGDEVNARAHKKEIEKYYST from the coding sequence ATGAATGACATAGGAAAAGTGGTAAAACAAATCAGAAATGATAAAAGAATTACTCAGCAGTGTGCAATTGAAGGAATTGGTTCACTTACTTATATATCAAGGATAGAAAATGGTTTAACTAGACCCTCATATGAAAAATTAATCAAGATATTAGATCGTTTAAATGTAACACCTACAGAGTTTTATAGATTAATCCAACAAAATAATCCAAATAATCAATTTTCCTTTATTAATCGATTAACCAACATCATTAGAGAAAAAGATATTTACCTGATAAATAGGGAAATAGAAGATGAAATTAAAAGATATAAAGAAGATAAAAATTATAGACATACTCACAATGTTATATTGCTTAATCAGTATAGAAATTTATTTTTAAATTTTCAACTAGAGAGTCAGCAAATTTCAAAGTTATCTGATTATTTGTTTAAAGTTAGAACATGGGGGATTTATGAAATTAATTTATTCAATTTATGTGTTGTTTTTTTTTCAAATAGTAACAATCAAGCTTTATTTAAAATCGCCACTGCTAGGTTGGGGAAACTTGTAAATAAAGATGCTTATTATACAAGTGTCTTTAGAATTGGTTTTAATATACTTTTGAAAACGATTGAATCTAGTGATTTTTTCTTGTCTTCCTTGATAATTGAAAATTTGGGAGACATTCTTGATGGAACAACATTTTATTATGAGATTATTAAGCTAAAGTATATGAAGGGAATATATTTAATGAAGAAAGGTAACAATAAAGATGGACTTGAACTGGCTTTAATTGCTGTTGATTTAATGTATAAATTGGGTGATGAAGTAAATGCAAGAGCACATAAAAAAGAAATAGAGAAATACTATTCGACTTAA
- a CDS encoding ABC transporter ATP-binding protein, translating into MSIINIENIQKSFGQHQVLKDVTFAITQPGIYALVGPNGSGKSTLMNIMMNLIKSDSGKVELLGESNKNVQIFNRVSFLKDNTVLYPYLTGFDHLNYAAKAYGVNAAQVNQIVDKMGIQSYVHKRTGKYSLGMKQHLLIALCILNNPDVLIMDEPLNGLDPTSILSVRDLIKALGNDGKTILISSHILSEIDAVTRDVLFLKDGEVYVEKLSDSHAEDRYSEIYRDSLILNSGGE; encoded by the coding sequence ATGAGCATCATTAATATAGAAAATATACAGAAATCCTTTGGACAACATCAAGTTTTAAAGGATGTAACGTTCGCTATAACGCAACCGGGTATTTATGCATTGGTAGGACCCAATGGGTCAGGTAAATCGACGTTAATGAATATTATGATGAACCTTATAAAAAGTGACAGTGGAAAAGTAGAATTATTGGGCGAATCTAACAAAAATGTACAAATATTTAACCGAGTTTCTTTTTTAAAAGATAATACGGTGTTGTACCCTTACTTGACGGGGTTTGATCATCTTAATTATGCTGCTAAAGCGTACGGGGTTAATGCAGCGCAGGTCAATCAAATAGTAGATAAAATGGGAATCCAAAGTTATGTTCATAAACGTACAGGAAAATATTCATTAGGTATGAAACAACACTTGTTAATTGCTTTATGTATTTTAAATAATCCAGATGTTTTAATTATGGATGAACCGTTAAATGGACTAGATCCAACAAGTATTTTGAGCGTAAGGGATTTAATTAAAGCTTTAGGTAATGATGGTAAAACGATTCTAATTTCATCACATATTTTAAGTGAAATCGATGCGGTGACAAGAGACGTTTTATTTCTTAAAGATGGTGAAGTTTATGTTGAAAAATTATCCGATTCGCATGCTGAAGATAGATATAGTGAAATTTACCGTGATTCTTTAATACTGAATTCAGGCGGTGAGTAA
- a CDS encoding ABC transporter permease, whose translation MKHLSFEMLKHWRNKTIFLVICSAIILSLANMIFLNAQIGQNTNEQNDLNFYASDLYQAVIPYGSIAVDQFGEPILTEAQERVNTFLVPVEDETNSDIVAYIPSTSYPFFQAVADAVVEDDIVLSEQLEADLKYALIASEHQYHQIEANPNYQSTGSVTYIKKGSTILFGILSLLLFFIIAIRIHSEDYERGSLVFNWTLPKSRQQIIIMRWISVIILAIIYVLLILTAISMFSMISGDGLGDWLYPNRVMSENPSVMTNLELIVRMIGVWLLRVGVVSALGLLVANIIRLRNVGTIMGSFFIMLIYFFTNYLPSLQEPWNILYFNYIDQLIGGRYLDLSVTEQGQTIIGVQFISPTSLVMPLLIKLSLIILFLFLANQWNELGTFDGFLSNNDQQPTPFYQTKWYGVGFEWQKLQQIIDNKTSMTLIVLFTIGLYLLLVFNDRPLLDETINPSSVSSYENIVTYNQVFLDDISNMSKEEQEFMRFVQDDLTLQNDYYQNAINQLNNRSAAYQTNNSHDFYDNFNFEVDEFFGKGDQMDMIGRSGESIYLNGEYASNFAYEVSLDRLTELKIRDIKPIPQTHIHRTIYDPLKNPTDNFVENLKYQPADHSFLTSLYRLFFYYRLDVILLIILLLASGAGFTIDREKGNGLSWMFTLPRKRRKVYNDKIMAGVLRIITLLALFIAIVFILGMLTDGFGQTRFPILHYDYLAEHAQNGTGFEESYSWMNLGTFIIQSISILLLISLFLLILANVLSLWIKQPLLLFSIVGLLMVGGYSFIHIPALNGIIRFTPFPYIDIMGFLTGEIAVQNNLASMDYMMGAIVLLAWSLVLYLFGVNRSEKMSNVIS comes from the coding sequence ATGAAACACTTATCTTTTGAAATGTTAAAACATTGGCGGAATAAGACTATTTTTCTTGTCATTTGTAGTGCAATCATTCTATCGTTAGCCAATATGATTTTCTTAAATGCTCAAATAGGTCAAAATACGAATGAACAAAATGACTTAAATTTTTATGCTTCAGACTTATACCAAGCTGTCATACCGTATGGATCCATCGCAGTTGATCAATTTGGTGAACCTATTTTAACAGAAGCACAGGAAAGAGTGAATACTTTTTTAGTGCCTGTTGAGGATGAAACAAATAGTGATATTGTTGCGTATATACCATCTACTAGCTATCCTTTTTTTCAAGCAGTGGCTGATGCGGTGGTAGAAGATGATATCGTTCTGTCTGAACAATTAGAAGCAGATTTAAAATATGCATTGATTGCATCCGAACATCAATATCATCAAATAGAGGCAAATCCAAATTATCAATCAACTGGATCAGTGACTTACATTAAGAAAGGGTCAACCATATTATTTGGCATTTTATCCTTGCTATTATTTTTCATTATTGCTATCCGTATACATAGTGAAGATTATGAAAGAGGAAGTTTAGTTTTCAATTGGACTTTACCAAAATCTAGACAACAAATAATTATTATGAGATGGATTAGTGTCATAATCCTTGCTATCATTTATGTTTTATTAATATTAACAGCAATCTCCATGTTTTCAATGATTAGTGGGGACGGATTAGGAGATTGGCTGTATCCAAATCGTGTAATGAGTGAAAATCCATCGGTTATGACCAATCTTGAACTAATCGTACGTATGATAGGTGTTTGGTTATTACGTGTGGGTGTCGTTTCCGCCCTTGGATTGCTAGTTGCAAATATTATAAGGCTAAGAAATGTTGGAACAATCATGGGTAGTTTTTTCATAATGTTGATTTATTTTTTCACTAATTACTTACCATCCTTACAAGAACCTTGGAATATTTTATATTTTAATTATATTGACCAACTTATTGGCGGTCGTTATCTCGATTTAAGTGTCACTGAACAAGGGCAAACAATAATTGGTGTTCAATTTATTTCACCTACTTCCTTAGTCATGCCGTTATTAATTAAGCTCAGTTTAATTATCTTGTTCTTGTTTCTAGCGAATCAATGGAACGAATTAGGCACATTTGATGGCTTTTTATCAAATAACGATCAGCAACCAACACCTTTCTATCAAACCAAATGGTATGGAGTTGGTTTTGAGTGGCAAAAACTACAACAAATTATTGATAATAAAACGTCAATGACTCTAATAGTCCTTTTCACAATTGGGTTGTATCTACTTTTAGTATTTAATGACCGTCCTTTATTAGATGAGACTATCAATCCATCTAGTGTTTCTTCTTATGAGAATATAGTGACTTATAATCAAGTTTTTCTAGATGACATTAGTAATATGAGTAAGGAAGAACAGGAATTTATGCGTTTTGTTCAAGATGATTTAACTCTTCAAAACGACTATTATCAAAATGCAATTAATCAACTAAATAATCGTTCAGCTGCTTATCAAACGAACAATAGTCATGATTTTTATGATAATTTTAACTTTGAAGTAGATGAATTTTTTGGTAAGGGTGATCAAATGGATATGATTGGTCGCAGTGGTGAGAGTATCTATTTGAATGGTGAATATGCTTCTAATTTTGCTTATGAAGTATCACTCGATCGACTAACTGAGCTTAAAATTCGTGATATTAAACCAATCCCTCAAACTCACATTCATCGCACAATTTATGATCCATTAAAGAATCCTACAGATAATTTTGTAGAGAATTTAAAGTATCAACCAGCAGACCATTCATTTTTGACTTCTTTATATCGATTATTTTTTTATTATCGATTAGATGTTATTTTGCTTATTATCTTATTACTTGCAAGTGGAGCAGGGTTTACGATTGATCGGGAAAAGGGGAATGGTCTAAGTTGGATGTTCACCTTACCTCGAAAACGACGTAAAGTTTATAATGATAAAATTATGGCTGGAGTTTTACGGATTATTACACTACTCGCTTTATTTATTGCTATTGTATTTATTTTAGGAATGCTTACGGATGGTTTTGGACAAACACGTTTTCCAATCTTACATTATGATTATTTAGCAGAACATGCCCAAAATGGGACTGGTTTTGAGGAAAGTTACTCTTGGATGAATTTAGGGACATTTATTATTCAGTCAATAAGTATTTTATTGTTAATTAGTTTGTTTTTACTAATTTTAGCTAATGTTTTATCCTTATGGATCAAACAGCCACTATTACTCTTTTCAATTGTCGGTTTATTAATGGTTGGTGGGTATAGTTTCATACACATTCCAGCCTTAAACGGGATAATCAGATTTACACCATTCCCTTATATCGATATTATGGGATTCCTGACGGGAGAAATAGCTGTTCAAAATAATCTAGCATCGATGGATTATATGATGGGAGCAATTGTGTTATTAGCTTGGTCACTTGTGTTGTATCTTTTCGGTGTCAATCGTAGTGAAAAAATGTCAAATGTGATTAGTTAA
- a CDS encoding mechanosensitive ion channel family protein has translation MDEVEIELTIWDELRELFANRWGDILINIIEIAIQLVLFTILFLIARYLINNLVTDKISQKLSRGSKTASKQRVSTITYLLKNGLNYALYFIYAYIILSIFGFPIGTLIASAGIAGIALGFGAQEFVTDVINGFFIILENHFEVGDFVSLPEKNLSGTIYRVGIRSTIIQAASGFLYYIPNSEIRLVMNQSRHDISVLIDLPIDDESQINKIIEIVKVETAKLYEDYHDLITDKPTINGIVRGENQTFNYRVTFSVVNGKQYQLTSVFYQAFLMAFQEQNIKFPTSSFNS, from the coding sequence TTGGATGAGGTAGAAATTGAGCTAACTATATGGGATGAATTGCGTGAATTATTTGCGAATCGCTGGGGAGATATTTTAATCAATATCATTGAGATTGCGATTCAATTAGTGCTTTTTACCATCCTTTTTTTAATTGCACGTTATTTAATCAATAACTTAGTCACTGATAAAATTTCACAAAAATTAAGTCGTGGATCTAAAACTGCCTCAAAACAAAGAGTTTCAACCATCACTTATTTACTAAAAAATGGTTTAAATTATGCTTTGTATTTTATTTATGCCTATATTATTTTAAGTATTTTTGGATTCCCTATTGGCACCCTCATCGCAAGTGCCGGGATTGCTGGGATTGCTCTTGGTTTTGGTGCGCAGGAATTTGTCACAGACGTCATCAATGGCTTCTTTATCATTTTAGAAAATCATTTTGAAGTGGGCGATTTTGTTTCTCTTCCGGAAAAGAATCTATCGGGTACTATTTATCGTGTCGGGATTCGTTCGACTATTATCCAAGCGGCTTCAGGATTTTTATATTACATTCCCAATAGTGAAATTCGATTAGTCATGAATCAATCGAGGCATGATATTTCGGTGCTAATTGATTTACCTATCGATGATGAAAGTCAAATTAATAAAATTATTGAGATAGTAAAAGTTGAAACGGCTAAGTTATATGAAGATTATCACGATTTAATAACTGATAAACCGACTATTAATGGGATTGTGCGCGGGGAGAACCAAACGTTTAATTATCGTGTTACCTTTTCAGTTGTAAATGGTAAACAATACCAATTAACCAGCGTATTTTACCAAGCTTTTTTAATGGCTTTTCAAGAACAAAACATTAAGTTCCCAACGAGTTCTTTCAATTCATAA